The region CCGAGATCGTGCCCCACGCCGCCGCCTGGGACCGCGCCGGCCGAGTGCCGATGGAGTTCATCGACCGGCTGCGGGAACGGCATTGGCTGGGATCCCCGCTGCCGGAAGAAGCCGGCGGCCTGGGCATGGAGCCCATCACCTACGGCCTGCTCACCGAGGAGATGGGCCGGGGATGCTCCTCCGTGCGCTCCCTGCTGACGGTGCACGACATGACCACCCGGGCGGTGCACCGCTGGGGGAGCGCCGCCCTCAAGGAAGCGATCTTGGAGCCTCTGGCCCGAGGCGAGAAGTTGGGAGCCCTGGCCCTCTCCGAGCCCAACGTCGGCAGCGACGCGGCCCAGGCGGAAACCCAGGCCCGCCGCGACGGCGACCACTTCGTCCTCGACGGCGTCAAGAAGTGGACCACCTTCGGCCAGCTGGCGGATTACTACCTGGCGCTGGCCCAATGCGACGGCAAGCCCACCGCCTTCCTGGTTCCCGCCGACGCTCCCGGGCTACGCCGGGAAGCCATGGAACCGCCCATGGGCACCCGCGCCTCGCTGCTCGCGGAGATCCATCTGGAGGGCTGCCGCATCCCCGCGGAGAATCTTCTGGCGCGGGTCGGCTTCGGCTTCTCCCACGTCATCTCCACCGCTCTCGATCACGGTCGCTACAGCGTCGCCTGGGGCTCCGTGGGCATCGCCCAGGGCTGTCTCGAAGCCTGCCGCAACTACACCCGCAGCCGGCGCCAGGGGGGCAAGCTGCTGCAGGAGCACCAGCTGGTGCAGCGCAAGCTGACGGAGCTGCTGGTCAACACCCGCGCCGCCCGTCTGCTCTGCTGCCGCGCCGGCCACCTGCGCCGCAGCGGCGATCCCAGCGCCTCCACCGAGACCATGATCGCCAAGTACTTCGCCTCCCGCACCGCCACCGCCGCCGCCCACGACGCGGTGCAGCTGCACGGCGCCAACGGTATGACCGACGACTACCCGGTGGGCCGCTACCTGCGGGATGCCCAGGTGACGGAGATCATCGAGGGCAGCACCCACATTCAACAGATTTCCATCCCCTGGATGCCGTTGCCGGAGCTCTGAGGGCCTCACCAAGAGTCCAGCAACCGGGCATCCGTCTCAATTCTTAGCCGGAGAGCGCCATGACCGTCGACACAGCCACCCCCGCCGCCGACCAGCAACCCGCCAGCGAGACTGAAGAGCGTGGCCACCGCACCGTCAAGCTGCTGATCTGGGATCTCGACAACACCCTCTGGGACGGCACCCTCCTGGAGGGCGACGACGTCCAGCCCCGGGACGGCGTGGTCAAGACCCTCGAGACCCTCGACGAGCGCGGCATTCTGCAGTCGGTGGCGAGCAAGAACGATCACGCCGCCGCCATGGAGCGCCTCAAAGCCCTGGGTCTCGATCACTACTTCCTCTATCCGATGATCAATTGGAGCTCCAAAGCTTCCAACATCGAGCAGATCGTCCAGTCGATCAATATCGGCATGGACACGGTGGCGTTCATCGACGATCAGCCTTTCGAGCGCGACGAGGTCAGCCACTCGCTGCCGGAGATCCTCACCCTCGACGCCGACGAAGCTCCCGGTTTGGCGGAGCGCTCGGAGTTCCAGCCCCGCTTCATCACCGACGAGTCGTCGCTGCGGCGGCAGATGTACCAGGCGGACATCGAGCGCAAGGAAGCGGAGGAAGGCTTCGTCGGACCGACGGAGGAATTCCTCGCCAGCCTCGACATGCACTTCACCCTCGGGCCGGCGCAGCAGGAAGATCTGCAGCGGGCCGAAGAGCTGACCATGCGCACCCACCAGCTCAACACCACCGGCTACACCTACGACTACGACGAGCTCGACGCCTTTCGTCAGAGCGACGATCACTTGCTGCTCATCGCCGGGCTGGTGGACCGCTACGGCACCTACGGCAAGATCGGCCTGACGCTGGTGGAAAAGGAAGACGACGTCTGGCATCTGCGCCTGCTGCTCATGTCCTGCCGAGTCATGTCCCGAGGGGTCGGCACCATCATGCTGCAGCACGTGCTGAGCCTGGCGAAGCAAGCCGGGGTGCGGCTGCTGGCGGAGTTCCGCTCCAACGACCGCAACCGCATGATGTTGGTGACCTACAAATTCTCCGGTTTCAAGGAGATCGACCGCAAGGACGGCACGCTGCTCCTGGAGCACGACCTGGAGTCGATCCAGCCGTTCCCGGACTACGT is a window of Acidobacteriota bacterium DNA encoding:
- a CDS encoding acyl-CoA dehydrogenase family protein gives rise to the protein MSPTQTPTEADQGTADTGMPNTGMHVELSDAQRQARREFRAFVDAEIVPHAAAWDRAGRVPMEFIDRLRERHWLGSPLPEEAGGLGMEPITYGLLTEEMGRGCSSVRSLLTVHDMTTRAVHRWGSAALKEAILEPLARGEKLGALALSEPNVGSDAAQAETQARRDGDHFVLDGVKKWTTFGQLADYYLALAQCDGKPTAFLVPADAPGLRREAMEPPMGTRASLLAEIHLEGCRIPAENLLARVGFGFSHVISTALDHGRYSVAWGSVGIAQGCLEACRNYTRSRRQGGKLLQEHQLVQRKLTELLVNTRAARLLCCRAGHLRRSGDPSASTETMIAKYFASRTATAAAHDAVQLHGANGMTDDYPVGRYLRDAQVTEIIEGSTHIQQISIPWMPLPEL
- a CDS encoding HAD-IIIC family phosphatase, with the translated sequence MTVDTATPAADQQPASETEERGHRTVKLLIWDLDNTLWDGTLLEGDDVQPRDGVVKTLETLDERGILQSVASKNDHAAAMERLKALGLDHYFLYPMINWSSKASNIEQIVQSINIGMDTVAFIDDQPFERDEVSHSLPEILTLDADEAPGLAERSEFQPRFITDESSLRRQMYQADIERKEAEEGFVGPTEEFLASLDMHFTLGPAQQEDLQRAEELTMRTHQLNTTGYTYDYDELDAFRQSDDHLLLIAGLVDRYGTYGKIGLTLVEKEDDVWHLRLLLMSCRVMSRGVGTIMLQHVLSLAKQAGVRLLAEFRSNDRNRMMLVTYKFSGFKEIDRKDGTLLLEHDLESIQPFPDYVEVVLTD